The following proteins are encoded in a genomic region of Sulfurovum indicum:
- a CDS encoding efflux RND transporter periplasmic adaptor subunit has protein sequence MKKRLILLATLICFARAEEVKLTPKQEKNWDITVAKPERADSYPLGRIIVEVVTPPTLLHTISLPFEANVQKLYAAKYQKVQKGEILAEVTGTKWIEVQQKAIADAIEYRHHKHLTERKIMLCKEEIIPQKECKAARAELETDKIRIAAAKALLESYGADRESIETLFKTLKIARTVKVKSNVAGSIIVLNATPGKSTNPSDALFVIKQKGPLWIEANIEALRTLKLKEGERVRLSVADKMFESRVLQLSDVINRENQTRRVRFSVPETVQLASGLMLSADLIVFGDVLKLKKSAVIKEGGTQIVFMKTQFGFRAIPVEVMAEDDTFYYIKPSPLLKGKVAVNSLAILKNLLGGNDE, from the coding sequence ATGAAAAAACGATTGATACTGCTTGCAACCCTTATTTGCTTTGCCCGGGCTGAAGAGGTGAAGTTAACGCCGAAACAGGAGAAGAACTGGGATATTACAGTAGCCAAACCCGAAAGAGCCGACAGTTACCCTCTGGGGAGGATCATTGTCGAAGTAGTTACTCCTCCGACACTGCTGCATACGATATCTTTGCCGTTTGAAGCCAATGTACAGAAACTCTATGCCGCGAAGTACCAAAAAGTGCAAAAAGGCGAGATATTGGCGGAAGTGACAGGAACCAAGTGGATTGAAGTGCAGCAGAAAGCCATTGCAGATGCCATTGAATACCGTCATCACAAACATTTGACAGAGCGAAAGATAATGCTTTGCAAAGAGGAGATTATTCCACAAAAGGAGTGTAAGGCGGCACGTGCTGAACTTGAAACGGACAAAATAAGGATTGCGGCTGCCAAAGCACTTTTGGAGAGTTACGGTGCGGACCGGGAGAGTATTGAGACCCTTTTTAAGACCTTGAAGATCGCTCGTACTGTCAAGGTGAAGAGTAATGTGGCAGGAAGTATCATTGTGCTCAATGCAACACCGGGAAAGAGCACAAATCCTTCTGATGCTCTTTTTGTGATCAAACAAAAAGGGCCGCTCTGGATCGAAGCCAATATTGAAGCATTGCGTACGCTTAAGCTGAAGGAGGGGGAAAGGGTACGGCTTTCGGTAGCTGATAAAATGTTCGAGTCCCGTGTATTGCAGCTTTCAGATGTGATTAACCGGGAAAACCAGACACGAAGGGTACGTTTTTCTGTTCCGGAAACAGTACAGCTTGCTTCGGGCTTGATGCTGAGTGCCGACCTGATCGTTTTCGGAGATGTGCTGAAACTGAAAAAGAGTGCCGTGATCAAAGAGGGAGGTACGCAGATTGTTTTTATGAAAACACAATTTGGATTTAGAGCTATTCCCGTAGAGGTGATGGCGGAAGATGATACCTTCTACTATATCAAGCCTTCGCCTCTGCTAAAAGGTAAGGTTGCGGTGAACTCCCTTGCTATTCTGAAGAATCTGTTAGGCGGAAACGATGAATAA
- a CDS encoding TolC family protein — MKLRYMMYALLLMQGLYASTYTLDRVLESTKKHGVLTKAQYYERLSLEAKNRADTAGDPFSLTAEGTHAAPHLDKSGTEYSIGLSKKIMMPGVLSQEQRITQLSNDAYMLEKEMELLDFENGLKNLYHQYCLDVQNYRSFRASYLDFVKLYKKKQKAYLYQEISKMELIQLETEKNRLNAQLQALKMQQSISRRKLLILGSIPEKETVVFSCQDMYPVRRKVDYTKSLSLSKKAYKKRIQSTEETLKRYSRAIESIDTYAQYTNELDTERYSIGISIPLNFTSRRFEEERAAAMYKNSALQYKFEQHMRQKQSALMELHSQLQSHALMIDALRKNEYDYTKKLFPMVQKSFDLGEISVLEYLMNRQKLYQIRQAIYAEKEAYYTTLFRLYTISETKDKK, encoded by the coding sequence ATGAAACTGAGATATATGATGTATGCCCTTTTACTGATGCAGGGGCTATATGCATCGACTTATACACTTGACAGAGTATTGGAATCGACAAAAAAACATGGTGTACTGACAAAAGCACAGTATTACGAAAGACTTTCTCTTGAGGCAAAGAACCGGGCAGATACGGCAGGAGATCCCTTCTCCCTGACAGCAGAAGGAACACATGCTGCTCCGCATCTTGACAAAAGCGGTACTGAGTACAGTATCGGTCTCTCAAAGAAGATTATGATGCCGGGAGTACTTTCACAGGAGCAGCGGATCACACAGCTCTCCAATGATGCCTATATGCTGGAAAAAGAGATGGAACTGCTTGATTTTGAGAATGGACTGAAGAACCTCTACCATCAGTATTGTCTTGATGTACAGAACTACAGAAGTTTCAGAGCAAGCTATCTTGATTTTGTCAAGCTCTATAAAAAGAAACAGAAAGCCTACCTTTATCAGGAGATCTCCAAAATGGAGCTTATTCAGCTTGAAACTGAGAAGAACAGGCTTAATGCACAGCTTCAGGCATTGAAAATGCAACAGAGTATCTCCCGACGAAAGTTGCTGATACTCGGAAGCATCCCGGAAAAAGAGACGGTTGTCTTTTCATGTCAAGATATGTACCCTGTTCGAAGAAAGGTAGACTATACAAAATCACTTTCCTTGTCAAAAAAAGCCTATAAAAAACGTATACAAAGTACAGAGGAGACGCTGAAGCGTTACTCCAGAGCGATCGAATCTATCGACACCTATGCACAGTATACCAATGAACTGGATACGGAGAGATACTCCATAGGTATCTCTATCCCTCTGAACTTTACCAGTCGCCGTTTTGAGGAGGAGCGTGCTGCCGCAATGTATAAGAACAGTGCACTTCAGTATAAATTCGAGCAGCATATGCGTCAGAAACAGAGTGCTCTTATGGAGCTGCACTCACAGCTGCAGAGTCATGCACTGATGATCGATGCTCTGCGAAAGAATGAATATGATTACACAAAAAAGCTTTTCCCAATGGTACAAAAGAGTTTTGACCTTGGAGAGATCTCGGTTTTGGAGTATCTGATGAACAGACAGAAGCTCTATCAGATCAGACAAGCGATCTATGCGGAAAAGGAAGCCTACTATACAACTCTGTTCAGACTCTATACGATCAGCGAAACAAAGGATAAAAAATGA
- a CDS encoding ArsR/SmtB family transcription factor, whose amino-acid sequence MDIFLKTVSALNDETRILILRFLDEYGELCVCDLQVSLGMIQSRLSRHLKILKEAGFLRVERKGTWAYYAIRSPLDRFRAEALEEIRHLDIGLPSLKKVSQTGECKV is encoded by the coding sequence ATGGATATTTTTTTAAAAACAGTTTCTGCTTTAAATGATGAAACGCGTATACTTATACTCCGTTTTCTGGATGAATATGGGGAGCTGTGTGTATGTGATCTCCAGGTTTCTCTCGGAATGATACAGTCGCGTCTTTCAAGACATTTGAAAATTCTCAAAGAGGCAGGGTTTCTGCGTGTGGAACGCAAAGGGACCTGGGCATATTATGCCATCCGTTCACCGCTTGACAGGTTTAGAGCAGAAGCACTTGAAGAGATACGCCATCTGGATATTGGACTTCCGTCCCTTAAAAAAGTATCACAGACAGGAGAATGTAAAGTATGA
- a CDS encoding response regulator transcription factor, translated as MKILLLEDEEVLCRNIEKFLTIKGHQVDSYGDGGVLLDEANLFEYDFFIFDINVPDVDGFELLTYIKDKKIETPLIFISAMVGIEEISKGFKLGCSDYLKKPFELEELELRINNIKNSFSAHERIELPGGLVYDFDTKSVYKDGEPLELSKKQSEILYIIMKYNGQVVSFDTIADYAYEDDFRDMHTISSHIRDIRKVIGSETIKNVRGVGYKLAL; from the coding sequence ATGAAGATCTTACTTTTGGAAGATGAAGAGGTTCTTTGCAGGAATATAGAAAAGTTTTTAACTATCAAGGGGCATCAGGTTGACAGTTATGGAGACGGTGGAGTGCTTCTGGACGAAGCCAACCTCTTTGAATATGATTTTTTTATATTTGATATCAATGTTCCGGATGTTGACGGCTTTGAGCTTCTTACCTATATTAAAGACAAAAAGATCGAAACTCCTTTGATCTTTATCAGTGCCATGGTCGGTATTGAGGAGATAAGCAAAGGGTTTAAGCTGGGGTGCAGTGATTATCTGAAAAAACCTTTTGAGCTTGAAGAACTTGAACTGAGAATCAATAATATCAAAAACAGCTTCAGTGCCCATGAACGGATCGAACTGCCCGGAGGCCTGGTCTATGATTTTGATACCAAATCCGTATATAAAGACGGAGAGCCGTTGGAGCTGTCCAAAAAACAGAGTGAGATCCTCTATATCATTATGAAGTATAATGGACAGGTAGTCAGTTTTGATACTATTGCCGACTATGCCTATGAAGATGATTTTCGCGATATGCATACCATATCAAGCCATATCAGGGATATACGGAAGGTTATAGGTTCGGAAACTATTAAAAATGTAAGAGGTGTAGGATACAAACTGGCTTTGTGA
- a CDS encoding permease, translated as MQRKFTSALKGMFKTLYLIAPMLLAVIGLIGLFKTFITPEMLHELFNGSIWHDMLMGTGLGGISVGQPFLSYIIGGEVLDEGASFYGVTAFILSFVTLGVVQLPMEFSVFGFRFTLLRNLLSLLFAFLLSMAIAFTLGLLS; from the coding sequence ATGCAGAGAAAATTCACAAGTGCTTTGAAAGGTATGTTCAAAACTCTCTATCTCATCGCTCCTATGTTATTGGCGGTTATCGGCCTGATAGGACTTTTCAAGACATTTATTACACCTGAAATGCTTCATGAACTCTTCAACGGCTCAATATGGCATGATATGTTGATGGGAACAGGCTTGGGCGGTATTTCCGTAGGTCAGCCCTTTTTGAGCTATATCATTGGAGGAGAAGTGCTTGATGAGGGAGCCTCTTTTTACGGAGTAACAGCCTTCATCCTCTCTTTCGTAACGCTGGGTGTGGTTCAGCTGCCAATGGAGTTTTCTGTTTTCGGATTTCGTTTTACATTGCTTAGAAACCTTTTGAGTCTTCTTTTTGCTTTTCTGCTCTCTATGGCAATTGCCTTTACTCTAGGACTGTTGTCATGA
- a CDS encoding efflux RND transporter permease subunit, whose amino-acid sequence MNKIISFALARRFFVSLLALAILGFGIKTYNELPVDAFPDISPTQVKIIMKSSGMTPAEVESRITVPIETKMVGIPYETMMRSTTKYGLCDITIDFEDGTDIYWARQQVSERLGEIKDELPADITGGLAPISTPLSDILMFTIESDVLDLEAKRTLLDWVIAPKLRAISGVAEVNALGGKVKTYEVVPDLDRMRAMGVTLDDILQTLEKNNRNDGAGRVSQGVESILVRSVGRLKNIYDIKTLPVKKIGERIVTIGDVATVHFGHLTRSGFVSKNGEGEAVEGLVLGLKGINTAIVLDKVKEELTRIEKMLPSGTKIDIFYDRSDLVNLATDTVKKALYEAIILIMVILLLMLGNFASAVSVALILPFALLMSFIAMQYFGLTANLMSLGGLAIAIGMLVDSAVVVVEHITAELGNPKRKRQSKLHIIYEATVEMAPSIITGVLIIIIVFMPLLTLEGLEGKLFKPVALSIIFALFSSLVLALTLIPVLSSFILKKRPDKESSIVKILVKGYRPILNYAIKHARLTLAAVLVLFGISLVFANKTGKTFMPTMDEGSIIIGVEMLPSISLKESLALNLKVQKKLREHIPEIKEIIARTGSDELGLDPMGLNDTDTFLVLKPKEEWREPSKEFVIDEIRKVLDEFVGIEYSFTQPIEMRVSEMLTGVRGDLAIAIFGNDNRKLEEIAVKIKSLLEKIPGSVDVYKKANEGVEYFELEFDKKTMAYYGISQEALNSFLKSMLTGMEVGIIQEGMRRIPLTIKGEKNLRNSLDKIRNLYYPVAEGKAIPLSNFVKFVSNSGPVQIEHEHGYRKTIVQSNVEGRDLVSFVEEVQKRVEQEIKMPPGYYVEYGGEFRNQQRAAARLAVIVPLALFLIFVLLFISFGSLKQALIVLINVPLALIGGFIGLYFSGEYLSVPASVGFIALLGIAVLNGVVLVNYFNYLVKNGSEVKDAVVEGSMKRLRPVLMTAMIAALGLLPLLFATGPGSEIQRPLAIVVINGLISSTLLTLVILPILYLRFTKEPEEDSVRKSQ is encoded by the coding sequence ATGAATAAGATCATAAGTTTTGCTCTCGCAAGACGCTTTTTTGTCTCACTGTTGGCGCTTGCGATCCTCGGGTTCGGAATCAAGACTTACAATGAGCTGCCCGTCGATGCTTTTCCGGATATCTCTCCCACGCAGGTAAAGATCATTATGAAGTCCAGCGGGATGACACCTGCTGAGGTCGAGTCACGTATTACAGTTCCTATTGAGACGAAGATGGTAGGAATTCCCTACGAGACCATGATGCGTTCAACAACCAAATACGGGCTGTGTGATATTACGATTGACTTTGAGGATGGGACCGATATCTACTGGGCGAGGCAACAGGTGAGTGAGCGTCTGGGTGAGATCAAAGATGAACTGCCGGCCGATATCACAGGCGGGCTTGCACCTATCTCTACGCCGCTCAGTGATATACTGATGTTCACGATAGAGTCGGATGTACTTGACCTGGAAGCCAAACGTACGCTGCTTGACTGGGTGATCGCTCCGAAACTGAGAGCTATCAGCGGTGTAGCTGAGGTCAATGCACTTGGCGGAAAGGTTAAGACCTATGAAGTGGTACCCGATCTGGACAGAATGCGTGCGATGGGTGTAACGCTTGATGATATTCTCCAGACCCTTGAGAAGAACAACCGCAATGACGGTGCAGGACGTGTCTCACAGGGAGTGGAGAGTATTTTGGTACGTAGTGTCGGTCGTCTGAAGAATATCTATGATATAAAAACACTGCCGGTCAAGAAGATCGGAGAGCGTATTGTTACTATCGGTGATGTAGCAACTGTACATTTCGGACATCTGACCCGTTCGGGATTTGTCAGCAAGAACGGTGAAGGTGAAGCGGTCGAAGGATTGGTACTCGGACTTAAGGGGATCAATACAGCAATTGTGCTTGACAAGGTCAAGGAGGAACTTACACGTATTGAGAAGATGCTGCCAAGCGGTACGAAGATCGATATTTTTTATGATCGGTCCGACCTGGTGAATCTTGCTACCGATACGGTGAAGAAAGCGCTTTATGAAGCGATCATCCTCATTATGGTGATCCTGCTTCTGATGCTGGGAAATTTTGCATCAGCGGTAAGTGTGGCGCTCATTTTGCCGTTTGCCCTTCTGATGAGTTTTATTGCCATGCAGTACTTCGGTTTGACCGCGAACCTGATGAGTCTTGGCGGGCTTGCCATCGCCATCGGGATGCTGGTGGACTCAGCAGTTGTTGTTGTCGAGCATATCACTGCGGAACTGGGTAATCCCAAACGAAAACGCCAGAGCAAACTGCATATTATCTATGAGGCTACGGTAGAGATGGCTCCTTCGATTATTACAGGAGTACTGATCATCATCATTGTATTTATGCCGCTTTTGACCCTTGAAGGACTGGAGGGAAAACTCTTTAAACCAGTGGCACTGAGTATTATCTTTGCACTTTTCAGTTCACTGGTACTGGCACTTACTCTCATTCCTGTGCTCAGTTCGTTCATTCTGAAAAAGCGTCCGGACAAAGAGTCGTCCATTGTCAAAATACTTGTCAAAGGTTACCGACCCATACTCAACTATGCCATCAAGCATGCCAGACTGACCCTTGCAGCAGTTTTGGTGCTGTTTGGTATCTCTCTGGTGTTTGCCAATAAAACCGGTAAGACTTTTATGCCGACAATGGATGAAGGTAGTATTATTATCGGTGTGGAGATGCTTCCTTCCATTTCACTCAAAGAGAGTCTCGCTTTGAACCTGAAGGTGCAGAAAAAGCTGCGTGAGCATATTCCTGAGATCAAAGAGATCATTGCAAGAACCGGAAGTGATGAGCTTGGGCTTGACCCGATGGGGCTGAACGACACAGATACCTTTTTGGTGCTTAAACCCAAAGAGGAGTGGCGTGAGCCTTCCAAAGAGTTCGTTATCGATGAAATACGGAAAGTACTTGATGAGTTTGTCGGGATCGAATACAGTTTTACCCAACCCATTGAGATGCGTGTTTCCGAAATGCTGACGGGAGTCAGGGGGGACCTTGCCATTGCGATATTCGGTAACGATAACAGGAAGCTTGAAGAGATCGCTGTGAAGATCAAATCACTGCTTGAAAAGATCCCCGGAAGTGTTGATGTCTACAAAAAAGCCAATGAGGGTGTTGAGTACTTTGAGCTGGAATTCGACAAAAAGACGATGGCCTACTATGGCATCAGTCAGGAGGCACTCAACAGTTTCCTTAAGTCGATGCTCACCGGTATGGAAGTGGGGATCATTCAGGAGGGGATGCGACGTATTCCGCTTACGATCAAAGGGGAAAAGAATCTGCGTAACTCTCTGGACAAGATACGTAATCTTTACTACCCTGTTGCTGAAGGCAAGGCGATTCCTCTGAGTAACTTTGTCAAATTCGTTTCCAACTCAGGGCCGGTACAGATAGAGCATGAGCATGGCTATAGAAAGACCATCGTTCAGTCCAATGTGGAGGGACGTGACCTTGTCAGTTTTGTGGAAGAGGTTCAGAAGAGAGTTGAGCAGGAGATCAAGATGCCTCCTGGCTACTATGTTGAGTATGGGGGAGAGTTCAGGAACCAGCAGCGTGCGGCGGCAAGACTCGCTGTTATCGTACCGCTGGCACTCTTTTTGATTTTTGTTTTGCTCTTTATCTCTTTCGGTTCGCTCAAGCAGGCGCTGATCGTACTTATCAATGTACCGCTGGCACTTATCGGAGGGTTTATCGGACTTTACTTTAGTGGGGAGTACCTCTCTGTTCCGGCTTCGGTAGGCTTCATCGCCCTGCTGGGTATTGCGGTGCTTAACGGGGTGGTGCTGGTCAACTACTTCAACTATCTTGTAAAGAACGGCTCAGAGGTTAAAGATGCTGTTGTTGAAGGTTCTATGAAGCGTCTGCGTCCGGTACTGATGACTGCAATGATAGCGGCTTTGGGACTCTTGCCGCTACTGTTTGCTACAGGTCCTGGTTCTGAGATACAACGGCCGTTGGCGATTGTTGTAATTAACGGGCTCATCTCCTCTACGCTGTTGACACTGGTGATCCTGCCTATTCTCTATTTGCGCTTTACCAAAGAGCCCGAAGAGGATAGCGTCAGAAAAAGTCAATAG
- a CDS encoding arsenic transporter, with the protein MVLASSLFLLTLIFVIWQPKGLQIGTTAVTGAAAALLLGIVSFDDVITVTGIVWDATLAFIGIILLSMVLDEIGFFEWAAIKMAKLSGGNGNRMFVYILLLGAIVAAFFANDGAALILTPILLAKMKYLKMKPLPIFAFLMAGGFIGDSASNPLVISNLTNIVTAGYFDIGFVEYARHMFLPNLLSIIASIAVLWVYFRKEIPLTIDVDQLPEAATVIKNRTMFKLSWLFLGLLMVGYFIGDYFDLPVSLFALGGALVFLALAAHYRAAKPMMTIKAAPWQVVWFSIGLYIVVYGLKNAGLTDIIASWIEIIKTQGDAIAIIGTGFLSAIISSVMNNMPTIMIMDIAIDKVGYIGNEALVYANILGSNLGPKMTPIGSLATLLWLHVLAQKGVKIGWGEYMKVGLIITPPVLLTALLGLL; encoded by the coding sequence ATGGTACTCGCATCCAGCCTCTTTCTGCTTACACTGATATTTGTCATTTGGCAACCCAAAGGACTTCAAATAGGGACAACAGCAGTAACCGGTGCTGCTGCTGCACTGCTGCTTGGCATAGTAAGTTTTGATGATGTGATCACCGTTACCGGTATCGTCTGGGATGCAACACTGGCATTCATCGGTATCATTCTTCTCTCTATGGTACTTGATGAGATCGGTTTTTTTGAGTGGGCAGCCATCAAAATGGCAAAACTCAGCGGAGGAAACGGGAACAGGATGTTCGTGTACATTCTGCTGCTTGGTGCCATCGTCGCAGCCTTCTTTGCCAACGATGGTGCAGCGCTCATTCTTACCCCTATCCTTCTGGCAAAGATGAAATACCTCAAAATGAAGCCTCTTCCGATCTTCGCCTTTCTGATGGCCGGCGGCTTTATAGGTGACAGTGCCTCCAACCCGCTGGTCATTTCAAACCTCACTAACATTGTCACTGCAGGTTATTTTGATATAGGATTTGTTGAGTATGCCAGACATATGTTCCTGCCAAACCTGCTGAGTATCATTGCCTCTATCGCTGTGCTATGGGTCTATTTCAGAAAAGAGATTCCTTTGACCATTGATGTCGACCAGCTTCCCGAAGCTGCCACCGTAATCAAAAACAGAACTATGTTCAAACTCAGCTGGCTTTTTCTTGGACTGCTGATGGTTGGCTACTTCATCGGCGACTACTTCGATCTGCCTGTCTCTCTCTTCGCTCTGGGAGGTGCCCTTGTTTTTCTTGCTCTCGCTGCACACTATCGGGCTGCAAAACCCATGATGACCATCAAAGCCGCCCCCTGGCAGGTGGTCTGGTTCAGCATCGGGCTCTACATCGTAGTATATGGATTAAAAAATGCAGGGCTTACCGATATCATAGCCTCATGGATAGAGATAATCAAAACACAGGGCGATGCAATTGCTATTATCGGAACAGGGTTTCTCTCTGCTATCATCTCTTCGGTTATGAACAATATGCCAACCATCATGATCATGGATATCGCCATTGATAAAGTAGGGTATATAGGCAATGAAGCATTGGTCTATGCCAATATTCTGGGCTCCAACCTGGGACCGAAAATGACACCTATCGGATCACTCGCCACACTGCTTTGGCTGCATGTATTGGCCCAAAAAGGTGTGAAAATAGGGTGGGGTGAATATATGAAGGTAGGACTGATCATCACACCGCCCGTACTTTTAACCGCACTGCTTGGACTACTGTAA
- a CDS encoding permease encodes MKKSRSGLIMLAIVTVLYLLLYFMHPDRTMDALNESLGVLKMVLPVLLIVFFLMALLNSFIDEKAISKYLGEESGTKGWLLALVGGILSHGPGYVWYPLLQNLREQGAKDGLIIAFVYVRAIKLPWLPLMVTYFGLPFTLVYTFYVVLGAYVQGMIADKFK; translated from the coding sequence ATGAAAAAAAGCAGAAGTGGACTTATCATGCTTGCTATTGTGACCGTATTATATCTTCTGCTCTATTTTATGCATCCGGATAGAACAATGGATGCACTGAATGAAAGTCTGGGTGTGTTGAAGATGGTCCTTCCTGTTTTACTGATCGTCTTTTTTTTAATGGCACTGCTCAATTCTTTCATTGATGAAAAAGCAATTTCAAAATATTTGGGAGAAGAGAGTGGTACCAAAGGATGGCTGCTGGCACTTGTAGGAGGTATTTTGAGCCATGGACCCGGATATGTCTGGTATCCTCTCCTGCAGAACCTCAGAGAACAGGGAGCCAAAGACGGATTGATTATTGCCTTCGTCTATGTCAGAGCCATAAAGCTTCCCTGGTTGCCGTTGATGGTCACCTATTTTGGTTTGCCCTTTACCCTGGTCTATACTTTTTATGTGGTCTTGGGTGCCTATGTGCAGGGTATGATCGCCGATAAATTCAAATAA
- a CDS encoding arsenate reductase ArsC yields MSDKKQVLVLCTGNSCRSIIAEAMINARLGDCVEAQSSGVKASGKVNPYAKALLESKGEWKEAYHSKAIESVLATPFDLVVTVCDHAKETCPIFPKAVKTIHVGFEDPSGKAEEEYAKTYDRIKKELLPVIRAELCE; encoded by the coding sequence ATGAGTGACAAAAAACAGGTATTGGTCTTATGTACAGGAAACAGCTGCCGTTCCATCATCGCTGAAGCAATGATCAACGCAAGACTTGGTGACTGTGTTGAGGCGCAGAGCTCCGGCGTCAAAGCCAGCGGGAAAGTAAACCCCTATGCCAAGGCGCTGCTTGAGTCCAAAGGAGAGTGGAAAGAAGCGTATCACTCTAAAGCAATAGAGAGCGTTTTGGCTACACCGTTTGATCTGGTCGTGACGGTATGTGATCATGCGAAGGAGACCTGCCCAATATTCCCCAAAGCGGTCAAGACTATTCATGTTGGCTTTGAAGATCCAAGCGGTAAAGCAGAGGAAGAGTATGCAAAGACCTATGATCGTATAAAAAAAGAGCTGCTTCCGGTCATCAGGGCGGAACTTTGTGAATAA